Within Topomyia yanbarensis strain Yona2022 chromosome 2, ASM3024719v1, whole genome shotgun sequence, the genomic segment GCAGTTTTTGCTTGACCCGAAACTGACTCAGATCCTAATctcaactgctgtcaaaatgcaTAATCTAACAGCGATTGGGATGGCAGTCTGACTCAACTTTTGGCTCGAACCAAAGTAGCATAAGATAGATATAGATGACAACTTcatcatttttaatttcagcaCCTCCAGCTTCAAATGCACCTCGAGCTAATTGGAGCAAAATCACCTCTCCTGCCATGAGGATACCGCTGAAACCGAGTCGCACATCAGCTGTGGCACAGTTATCCGACAAAGATTTTCTTGAAGATTGTAAATCAGATGAACAATCTGATTCGGACACGAATGCCGACCTTACACCAATAATTgataatttcaaaacaaaatacaaggGTGAACAACTGGATCGTATTGAGCAAAAATTAGATTATATAGTTACACAGCTTTCCCAGCACGACAATGTTTTGAAAACACTCAAACGCAGCATCAAAGAGCTTCAAGCGTCAGAATCAAAACGTGAATCTAGCTCCCGGCCGTCAAACAATGAAAGTTCAAAAAAGTCGCGTAAACGGCTTATCATGTTCCCAGTTGCCGACGATAACTATTTGGTTCGTATGGAGGAATTAGTTCATGCTGATGAGGAAGTCCGGGACGACTTAATCGATCTTTTCAACGAGGCCCCAGCCACTAGTGTGTATGAGTTTTTACGAAAGAACACTTACTCTCTGTTTACGCATACTTCGAAGTACACCTGGACCGGAAAACCATCCAACAGAGACCTGACGGGCCCTCCATCGAATGTAGCACAAAAGCTATATATTGTGGAACTGCTCATAGTATGTGCCTGCGAACGATTTCCGGACACTGCCCGTGAGTACATAGAAAAGGAGTTCCGACGGGCTTTGCGTAATTTTAACGATACGAAATATGTCAAGTGGATGAAAAAAGCGGAAAGGGCGAATGCGTCGATTTTACCGGATGATGTTAAATGAGTGGTATtaagaaaactaataaaattgacattcaaaaataaattctcTATGGAGTTGAATTAATTCTCTGCAGATCTTCTCCGCAGTTGTCATTCATTTATTTCTAAATCATTACCATCATTCACAGGTATGAGCTGTTCACCAAAAGATACAGTAAAGCTTTCTTTTCCCGCAAGCTGCTGGCGTCGTCTTTCTCTTATCATTTTAGCGTCGTTAAAGTTTTGAAGTGCGTGTCTAAAttctttttctaaaaatgatctGGTAGCATTGGGAAATTTGTCCGCGCAACATGTTAGAAGTAGTTCTACTAGCTGCATTTTGTAGGCTGGATTTGATGGAGGACCCGGATAAGGCCCGGTCGCTGGTTTTCCTGTCCAGGTGAATTTTGATGTATTTAAAAATAAACAGTGCACGTTTTTCCGTAAATATTCATATACGCTTGTATTCGGTGCTTCGTTGAAAAGATCGATGAGCTCATCGCGCATTTCTTCGTCAGCCTGGACTAGTTCCTCTAAACGGGCCAGGTAGTGATCATCGGCAACCGGGAACAGAATCAAGCGTTTGCGAGATCGCTTTGGCTTGATATTCTGATTCAACATCTGTTCATCAGTGAAGGAAACAATTTGCGCCTGCACCTTGGAAGAGTTCCTTAACTCGATCCGTAAATCTTTGACATTATGTTTAAGTATCTTGAGAGCATTATCATGCTGAGAGAGTTTGGCCAGGGCTTGGTCCAACTTATTCTCAAGGCGACCCATTTGTTCACCCAGGGAATCCAAACTAACAGAACCGGACGCAGCAGGAGTTGTAGTTTCATTGTGATCTTTATGCTTATTTTCCAAACCAAGCAGAATGTTCTTTGGAGACGGCTTGGCGgtgctttgtacattttttgggGTTGAAGGAGAAACTAAAAGagaaaagatgaaaaaatacatttcCAAATAACCCGCCAAATGAATAGTTACCTTTAACATTCCCGGTCATTTTCATATGCACCGGGAATACGATTTCGCCAGCTTTTCGTATTATGGGAACTTTTTTCATCGTACTAGCTGGTTCAACTTTTTGGGGCGTTTTCACAAGAActatagaatcaaaattttagctAAAGTTCATAAAATCTGTAACAAGTTGTTTGTTTACCTGAAGATTTTTCAGCTGCCTCCATCAAATATTCGGTGTCTTCATAATCAGTGTCGTTACCAGCTACAAACACTTCCTCGATTCTATGCATTGAGCTAATTTATATTAACGGTAGTCTGCACTTGAAAAAAACATTAGCTCTTTAAtatgaaaacaaaataaaatatccTTCAAAATTTCATAGAATGTCTGTTTCGTTGTAATCAAAGCGAAGCCGAGGGaaagcagggtggccagattTATTGACAATCAAACGTCGGTAATGCAGGGGCAGTGGTGCCAGATTTAAGACTTACACGATGCAAAAATAATAATCAATTTGAACTAAATCTAATTTTCAACCCTTTGTTTGAATTCAAAATTTagggaaaaagttaaaaatcaacaattttttaaagaaatcgaCACTCAATAATACAAGACAAAAGGAATAATATGGTTTTACGAATAATAAGCTCATTTTCGGTTAGTAATTGAACATTTGTAAACTTCTTCCTTTTCATTTAAAAAgttattcggaagttattcgagctgtcaaaaaatgggtattttttgtttctaacaatgagtactttttatccatttcacaactactcgatgaggtaatgtcaatgggtatattgatcttgataatgggtgaaaaatccttaagcattatttcaagcgagttaacctgcaaactaaggatcgtagtggaacctgcaaattatagccctgcatcggagtccgtggcggaaacggaacatttcggcaatgctccgaaaacaacgtctgtttagactactgaggatgttgaaaatatgcgccagttcggcatttttagagcagccaaaagatccagctatcaaaaatatatccagttggcggttttattatgttaagtagttttagaataggatttctatctagattcctatacttttatgaggaaacaataatgtgaaatgaatgttattatgtttttttaattcagaaataattctattgacagtatttttcatgcTGTCTTACagttgtcaaaaaatgggtatttttttgtttctaacgaTGAGTACTTTTTGTTCATTTCACAGCtaataatgggtgaaaaattcttaagaattatttcaagcgagttagcttgcaaactaaggatcgtagcgGAACTTGCAAATTATTGGCATGCATCGGAGTCCGTGACGGCAACGAAACATTTtggcaatgctccgaaaacaacggctgtttagactagtgagaatgttgcaaatatgcgctAATTCGGCATTTTTTGAGCAGCAAAAatatccagccatcaaaaatatatctagTTGGCGGTTTTGTTTTGTTAAGCAATTTTAGAATGGGATgtctatctagattcctatatttttataagagatcgtattgtgaaatgaatgttattttatgtttttgtttttaaat encodes:
- the LOC131681568 gene encoding uncharacterized protein LOC131681568 isoform X1, which gives rise to MFVIEEVMLSDNNEVFSEEEYLMEEEGELPESKHKSTNDYAQAAIVPKKKVPIIRKPGEVVTPVYLRTAQSAEKAPPASNAPRANWSKITSPAMRIPLKPSRTSAVAQLSDKDFLEDCKSDEQSDSDTNADLTPIIDNFKTKYKGEQLDRIEQKLDYIVTQLSQHDNVLKTLKRSIKELQASESKRESSSRPSNNESSKKSRKRLIMFPVADDNYLVRMEELVHADEEVRDDLIDLFNEAPATSVYEFLRKNTYSLFTHTSKYTWTGKPSNRDLTGPPSNVAQKLYIVELLIVCACERFPDTAREYIEKEFRRALRNFNDTKYVKWMKKAERANASILPDDVK
- the LOC131681568 gene encoding uncharacterized protein LOC131681568 isoform X2; protein product: MFVIEEVMLSDNNEVFSEEEYLMEEEGELPESKHKSTNDYAQAAIVPKKKVPIIRKPGEVVTPVYLRTAQSAEKASNAPRANWSKITSPAMRIPLKPSRTSAVAQLSDKDFLEDCKSDEQSDSDTNADLTPIIDNFKTKYKGEQLDRIEQKLDYIVTQLSQHDNVLKTLKRSIKELQASESKRESSSRPSNNESSKKSRKRLIMFPVADDNYLVRMEELVHADEEVRDDLIDLFNEAPATSVYEFLRKNTYSLFTHTSKYTWTGKPSNRDLTGPPSNVAQKLYIVELLIVCACERFPDTAREYIEKEFRRALRNFNDTKYVKWMKKAERANASILPDDVK
- the LOC131681569 gene encoding uncharacterized protein LOC131681569 encodes the protein MHRIEEVFVAGNDTDYEDTEYLMEAAEKSSVLVKTPQKVEPASTMKKVPIIRKAGEIVFPVHMKMTGNVKVSPSTPKNVQSTAKPSPKNILLGLENKHKDHNETTTPAASGSVSLDSLGEQMGRLENKLDQALAKLSQHDNALKILKHNVKDLRIELRNSSKVQAQIVSFTDEQMLNQNIKPKRSRKRLILFPVADDHYLARLEELVQADEEMRDELIDLFNEAPNTSVYEYLRKNVHCLFLNTSKFTWTGKPATGPYPGPPSNPAYKMQLVELLLTCCADKFPNATRSFLEKEFRHALQNFNDAKMIRERRRQQLAGKESFTVSFGEQLIPVNDGNDLEINE